From the genome of Sulfurovum sp. NBC37-1, one region includes:
- the nuoI gene encoding NADH-quinone oxidoreductase subunit NuoI — translation MGLEQFKNRNVGTQNYKMLDLGESPKTGMDKFKQVVNRTFKLELLVGLGVTMREMINALFRGQMHTVKYPFEKLPISPRYRAIHDMLRLLESGHYRCIGCGLCEKICISNCITMDTRYDENQRKEVSEYTINFGRCIFCGYCAEVCPELAIVHGQRYETASEQRASFSLFEDMLTPIDKLNLQQEYDGFGAVSPNADENIKKTPLAY, via the coding sequence ATGGGTTTAGAACAATTTAAAAACAGAAACGTAGGTACGCAGAACTATAAAATGCTTGATCTTGGAGAAAGTCCAAAGACAGGCATGGATAAGTTCAAACAGGTTGTGAACAGGACCTTCAAGCTTGAGTTGCTTGTCGGTCTCGGTGTTACGATGCGTGAGATGATCAATGCCCTCTTCAGAGGACAGATGCATACGGTGAAATACCCGTTTGAAAAACTGCCGATCTCTCCAAGATACAGAGCGATCCATGATATGCTCAGATTGCTCGAAAGCGGTCATTACAGATGTATCGGTTGCGGACTGTGTGAAAAGATCTGTATCTCCAACTGTATCACAATGGATACGAGATATGATGAGAATCAAAGAAAAGAGGTCAGTGAATACACGATCAACTTCGGACGCTGTATCTTCTGCGGGTATTGTGCAGAGGTGTGTCCGGAACTGGCGATCGTACACGGACAGAGATATGAGACTGCTTCAGAGCAGAGAGCGAGTTTCTCTCTCTTTGAGGATATGTTGACTCCGATCGACAAGCTCAACCTTCAGCAGGAATATGACGGATTCGGTGCCGTTTCGCCTAACGCTGATGAGAACATTAAAAAAACGCCACTTGCGTATTAG
- the nuoH gene encoding NADH-quinone oxidoreductase subunit NuoH yields the protein METTLVQNLPEVTAAGVIIKAIIILAVISAIAGFGTFIERKVLAFMQRRLGPMHVGPYGLLQLVADGIKLFTKEDIVPQNANSLIFKVAPSITAATAFIALAAVPVFPDFTIPEWIPVLGGVFVPSIAADLNIGILFVLGMMAAGLYGPLLAGMAQANKWGIIGAARTAIQFLSYEVVTGLSILAPIMLVGSLSFVDFNNAQAGGISHWLIWQQPVAFVLFLIAGFAETNRTPFDLLEHEAEVVSGYATEYSGMRWGMFFIGEYANMITISIIAAVVFLGGYSEVGIGWLTIILKVGFFFFLMLWVRAAWPHVRPDQLMWLCWKVLMPIAVINVVITGIVMMV from the coding sequence ATGGAAACAACACTCGTACAAAATTTACCGGAAGTGACGGCAGCCGGTGTCATCATCAAAGCCATCATTATTCTGGCAGTGATCTCGGCGATCGCCGGTTTCGGTACATTTATTGAAAGAAAGGTACTGGCATTCATGCAGAGAAGACTCGGGCCTATGCACGTAGGTCCCTACGGACTGCTTCAGCTGGTGGCCGACGGTATCAAACTCTTTACCAAAGAAGATATCGTACCTCAGAACGCGAACAGCCTGATCTTCAAGGTGGCACCTTCGATCACTGCGGCAACCGCTTTCATCGCATTGGCGGCAGTACCGGTATTTCCGGACTTTACGATCCCTGAGTGGATACCGGTGCTCGGCGGTGTATTTGTACCGTCCATTGCAGCAGACCTGAACATTGGTATTCTCTTTGTGCTCGGTATGATGGCGGCGGGGCTTTACGGTCCCCTGCTTGCCGGTATGGCACAGGCGAACAAATGGGGTATCATCGGTGCGGCAAGAACGGCGATCCAGTTTCTGAGTTATGAAGTTGTGACAGGTCTTTCGATCCTGGCACCGATCATGCTGGTCGGATCGCTTTCATTTGTTGATTTCAACAATGCCCAGGCAGGAGGTATCAGCCACTGGCTCATTTGGCAACAGCCTGTAGCGTTTGTGCTTTTCCTTATTGCAGGATTTGCAGAAACGAACAGAACACCGTTTGACCTTCTGGAGCATGAAGCCGAAGTCGTTTCCGGATATGCAACGGAATATTCGGGAATGAGATGGGGTATGTTCTTCATCGGTGAATATGCCAACATGATCACGATCTCCATCATTGCGGCGGTCGTGTTCCTTGGTGGATACAGTGAAGTAGGTATCGGTTGGTTGACGATCATCCTGAAGGTAGGATTCTTCTTCTTCCTGATGCTATGGGTGAGAGCAGCATGGCCGCATGTCAGACCGGATCAGTTGATGTGGCTGTGTTGGAAAGTTTTGATGCCGATCGCCGTGATAAACGTAGTGATCACCGGTATCGTGATGATGGTGTAA
- a CDS encoding NADH-quinone oxidoreductase subunit G, whose protein sequence is MSTVNIKIDGKEVAVQEGEYILNAARANDVFIPAICYLTRCSPTLACRLCLVEADGKQVYACNAKVKEGMEITVDTPNILEERRAIMEVYDVNHPLQCGVCDKSGECELQNYTLELGVDSQSYMIPDTKREVKNWSSVLHYDAGLCIVCERCTTVCKDMIGDAALTTVKRGGEALDKGFKDTMPKDAYAMWNKLQKSVIAPSNGTEYTNCSDCGECAAVCPVGALVSRDFQYKSNAWDLKRVPAVSAHSSDGFQIYYEVKPASIEDRNEKIFRVTNEWNYVSLDGAARFAYDFENADVSKDETAFAEALEAFKKAQTVRFNSVITNEEALMLQTLKEKLGLKLYNPEVRAFQKFLGYYQKASGNRFWTTDNDVIMKKSDFVIALGSALRNDAPGMKYAFNNVQKMNKGAGFYFHPIGDTLIPSFGKSVECFTHKPGLEEAALYLVLDLFADKEKLPEEVKEYLAGFKSTETKTIKEKVMKDVTETVVDEETGESKEVTKKVPEMVEKEITVEKNGLVDLLGGDSATFADTFEKMMKKKESFSMMIGEDFYYHDKAENLAKLIALIEETSSIDVVMAPPKANALGVALICDLDDEAESFTVGYNEPGDFRLSALGDGDLDMPAMNQQEGTFTNISKRVVPTNAAVGYGGYELNDLVSELIDDGESLTVDWTVKLPTSKGFQKVEFDALPNGYLNDGMENRGYLLKTSNRKAKTPSVEKFDENAALEGEIVYRCNPARQFSDFSDKAHEIFEPFGLYASVEKAEALGEKVEVVFENGSIVVDVIADEKMTGDITKLSDFKSAQNVYELFGPARYQTVTMRKV, encoded by the coding sequence ATGAGTACAGTCAATATTAAAATCGATGGTAAAGAAGTCGCGGTCCAGGAGGGTGAATACATCCTCAACGCCGCACGTGCCAACGATGTTTTTATTCCCGCGATCTGTTACTTGACAAGATGTTCACCGACACTGGCGTGTCGTCTTTGTCTCGTAGAGGCCGACGGAAAACAGGTATATGCATGTAACGCAAAAGTCAAAGAAGGCATGGAGATCACGGTAGATACGCCGAATATCCTTGAAGAACGCCGTGCGATCATGGAAGTCTATGACGTGAACCACCCGCTTCAGTGTGGCGTCTGTGACAAGAGCGGGGAGTGTGAACTTCAGAACTATACCCTTGAACTGGGTGTGGATTCACAGTCCTATATGATCCCGGATACCAAACGGGAAGTGAAGAACTGGAGTTCCGTACTGCATTACGATGCAGGTCTCTGTATCGTGTGTGAAAGATGTACGACCGTCTGTAAAGACATGATCGGTGATGCTGCGCTTACGACGGTCAAAAGAGGCGGAGAAGCACTCGATAAAGGTTTCAAAGATACGATGCCGAAAGATGCCTATGCCATGTGGAACAAACTCCAGAAGTCCGTCATCGCACCGAGTAACGGAACGGAATATACGAACTGTTCGGATTGTGGTGAATGTGCTGCGGTCTGCCCTGTCGGTGCATTGGTCAGCAGAGACTTCCAGTACAAGTCAAATGCCTGGGATCTGAAAAGAGTTCCTGCTGTTTCTGCACACTCTTCTGATGGTTTCCAGATCTATTATGAAGTGAAGCCTGCCTCCATAGAAGACCGGAACGAAAAGATCTTCCGTGTGACCAACGAATGGAATTATGTTTCCCTTGACGGTGCGGCGCGTTTTGCCTATGATTTTGAAAATGCCGATGTCTCCAAAGATGAAACAGCATTTGCTGAAGCACTGGAAGCTTTCAAAAAAGCACAGACCGTGCGTTTCAACTCGGTGATCACGAATGAAGAGGCTTTGATGCTTCAAACACTCAAAGAGAAGTTGGGATTGAAGCTCTACAACCCTGAAGTACGTGCTTTCCAGAAATTCCTCGGATACTATCAGAAAGCCTCCGGTAACAGATTCTGGACAACGGACAACGATGTGATCATGAAGAAGAGTGACTTTGTCATTGCCCTTGGCTCGGCACTCAGAAATGATGCACCCGGAATGAAGTATGCTTTCAACAATGTCCAGAAGATGAATAAGGGTGCGGGATTCTATTTCCACCCGATAGGCGATACGCTTATCCCAAGCTTTGGTAAGAGTGTTGAGTGTTTCACACACAAGCCAGGCTTGGAAGAAGCGGCGCTCTACCTTGTACTTGATCTTTTTGCGGACAAAGAGAAATTGCCGGAAGAGGTCAAAGAGTATCTTGCCGGCTTTAAGTCAACCGAAACGAAGACGATCAAAGAGAAGGTCATGAAAGATGTGACCGAGACTGTTGTCGATGAAGAGACAGGCGAAAGCAAAGAGGTCACCAAAAAGGTCCCTGAAATGGTAGAGAAAGAGATCACGGTCGAGAAGAACGGCCTGGTCGACCTTCTCGGCGGAGATTCGGCTACCTTTGCAGATACGTTTGAGAAGATGATGAAAAAGAAAGAATCCTTCTCCATGATGATAGGTGAAGATTTCTATTATCACGATAAAGCGGAAAATCTGGCGAAACTCATTGCACTGATCGAAGAGACCTCTTCTATTGATGTCGTGATGGCGCCACCGAAAGCCAATGCACTCGGTGTAGCGCTGATCTGTGACCTTGACGATGAAGCCGAAAGTTTCACTGTCGGTTACAACGAACCGGGTGATTTCAGGCTCTCCGCACTGGGTGACGGAGATCTTGATATGCCGGCGATGAATCAGCAGGAAGGGACTTTCACGAACATTTCCAAGAGAGTGGTACCGACCAATGCAGCTGTCGGGTATGGCGGATACGAGCTGAATGATCTTGTTTCGGAACTCATTGATGACGGTGAAAGCCTGACGGTCGACTGGACCGTCAAACTGCCAACTTCAAAAGGATTCCAGAAAGTAGAGTTCGATGCACTGCCGAACGGTTATCTCAATGACGGTATGGAGAACAGAGGCTACCTCCTGAAGACATCCAACAGAAAGGCCAAAACACCTTCTGTAGAGAAATTCGATGAGAATGCAGCACTTGAAGGTGAGATCGTTTACCGATGTAACCCGGCCAGACAGTTCTCAGACTTCTCAGATAAAGCACATGAGATATTTGAACCGTTCGGTCTGTATGCAAGTGTCGAGAAGGCTGAAGCACTTGGAGAGAAAGTGGAAGTGGTATTTGAAAACGGAAGTATCGTTGTTGACGTGATCGCAGACGAGAAGATGACCGGCGATATCACAAAGCTCTCCGATTTCAAAAGTGCGCAGAACGTGTATGAGCTATTTGGCCCTGCCAGATATCAAACAGTAACAATGAGAAAGGTGTAA
- a CDS encoding 2Fe-2S iron-sulfur cluster-binding protein has translation MSVHNSMNTGKEITVTINGKEFKSTFGKTILEIARENDIYVPTMCYLTKVLPIGSCRMCVVEVEGVEGMILSCQEKATDGAVITTDSTALYEERQSIMKLYNVNHPLECGVCDKSGECDLQNKTMEFNLEAQDFTARDQNRPVENWGHVSYDPALCIMCEKCVRVSTEITGDEALKIKFGGYGSTIINTKKEKNYASLGEAAAVCPVGALVSTKFKYTANAWELTKIPSACPHCGGGCQMYYEVKNDRIYRVTNEFEFTNLCGAGRFGFDYANEGVTKDKEAFAKAVDAFKKAGTVLLSNQTSNEEALILQKLKEKLGFKLVSPEARAYQKFMQAYSSITGKHLYGGTLKAISESKAVIVFGSRINDDAPAVKYHINMASKWHQARVAYMHPLEDKEIQNIVTQFIKYEVGSEEGVAALLVAALLAEADLPKSVKSFMDDLDIGYLSAETNVGEEELEALEKSLRKKSGFSLVVGSDLYAHPRAEQIAKLLALFEQYAGFNVVCVPPAGNAMGLSLICDLDDEAEGSTVGYNMPADFTLSALGDGDLDMPAMNQQEGTITTVDKRVVPMNVALSNGGYVLNDIANALGLDAEYTIGYTEELPEEKGFEAIEFDALPDYFDSVGNEYRGYLLKAKKVSVSRILEEVEELEGYDGAVVYSCNPTEQFSAFTAKSSLLEDEAVLLGSQQFAMATKLKDGDRIRFTIDGVDFDRLFRIDTTMKGTIALNPTFDMGLSGALVSSYRFKRLDFERAGN, from the coding sequence ATGAGTGTACATAATTCTATGAATACCGGAAAAGAGATCACAGTCACTATCAACGGCAAAGAGTTCAAAAGTACCTTTGGCAAGACCATTCTGGAGATTGCCAGAGAGAATGATATTTATGTCCCGACCATGTGTTACCTGACAAAGGTGCTGCCGATCGGTTCATGCCGTATGTGCGTGGTCGAGGTCGAAGGTGTGGAGGGAATGATCCTCTCCTGCCAGGAAAAAGCGACGGACGGTGCGGTCATCACAACCGACAGTACGGCACTCTACGAAGAACGTCAGAGCATTATGAAGCTCTACAATGTTAACCACCCGCTTGAGTGCGGTGTCTGTGACAAGAGCGGCGAATGCGACCTTCAGAACAAGACCATGGAGTTCAATCTTGAAGCACAGGACTTTACGGCAAGAGACCAGAACAGACCGGTAGAGAACTGGGGGCATGTCTCCTACGACCCTGCGCTCTGCATCATGTGTGAAAAGTGTGTGCGTGTCTCAACTGAGATCACCGGAGATGAAGCACTCAAAATAAAATTCGGTGGATACGGTTCGACCATCATCAATACCAAAAAAGAGAAGAATTACGCTTCCCTGGGCGAAGCGGCAGCAGTCTGTCCCGTAGGGGCACTGGTCAGTACGAAGTTCAAATATACGGCCAATGCCTGGGAATTGACGAAGATCCCAAGCGCATGCCCGCATTGCGGCGGCGGATGCCAGATGTATTATGAAGTGAAGAATGACAGGATCTACCGTGTGACCAATGAGTTTGAATTTACCAATCTTTGTGGTGCGGGCAGATTCGGTTTTGACTATGCCAACGAGGGTGTGACCAAAGATAAAGAGGCTTTTGCAAAAGCGGTTGACGCTTTTAAGAAAGCCGGTACCGTTCTTCTCTCGAACCAAACCTCCAACGAGGAAGCGCTGATACTGCAAAAGCTCAAAGAGAAACTTGGCTTTAAACTTGTCTCTCCGGAAGCAAGAGCCTATCAGAAATTCATGCAAGCTTATAGCAGTATTACCGGGAAGCATCTCTACGGCGGTACGCTAAAAGCGATTTCCGAGTCTAAAGCAGTGATCGTATTCGGTTCGCGTATCAATGACGATGCGCCTGCGGTGAAGTACCATATCAATATGGCGAGCAAGTGGCACCAGGCGAGAGTGGCTTACATGCATCCGCTTGAAGACAAAGAGATACAGAATATCGTGACCCAGTTCATCAAGTATGAAGTGGGAAGTGAAGAGGGGGTTGCCGCACTGCTGGTAGCTGCACTGCTGGCTGAAGCGGACCTGCCAAAATCCGTCAAGTCGTTTATGGATGACCTCGATATCGGATACCTTTCCGCCGAGACCAATGTGGGAGAAGAGGAACTTGAAGCCCTTGAAAAATCACTACGCAAGAAGAGCGGTTTCTCACTGGTGGTCGGGTCCGACCTCTATGCACATCCGAGAGCGGAGCAGATCGCCAAATTGCTTGCCCTGTTTGAACAGTATGCAGGCTTCAATGTAGTCTGTGTACCGCCGGCGGGCAATGCGATGGGACTCTCACTGATCTGTGACCTGGATGATGAGGCGGAAGGCAGTACGGTCGGTTACAATATGCCTGCCGACTTTACCCTTTCTGCCTTGGGTGACGGTGATCTTGATATGCCGGCGATGAATCAGCAGGAAGGCACGATAACTACAGTAGACAAGCGTGTTGTTCCAATGAATGTGGCTCTTTCGAATGGCGGCTATGTTTTGAACGATATTGCCAATGCACTGGGGCTGGATGCGGAATATACCATCGGATATACTGAGGAACTGCCGGAAGAGAAGGGGTTTGAAGCTATCGAGTTTGATGCGCTTCCCGACTACTTCGACAGTGTCGGTAATGAGTATAGAGGCTATCTGCTGAAGGCTAAAAAAGTCTCTGTCAGCAGAATCCTCGAAGAGGTGGAAGAGCTGGAAGGCTATGATGGAGCTGTGGTCTACAGCTGCAATCCGACAGAGCAGTTCTCGGCATTTACCGCTAAGTCATCCCTGCTGGAAGACGAAGCGGTACTTCTGGGCTCACAGCAATTCGCTATGGCGACCAAACTGAAAGACGGTGACCGTATACGGTTCACTATCGATGGTGTGGATTTCGATCGTCTGTTTAGGATCGACACAACCATGAAAGGAACCATTGCCCTTAACCCTACATTTGATATGGGATTAAGTGGAGCTTTGGTATCCTCTTATAGATTTAAGAGGCTAGATTTTGAAAGGGCAGGAAATTAA
- a CDS encoding FAD-dependent oxidoreductase, whose translation MSGIVFSTWRGEFIDNRGKPSDESSQSEFKLPETYHGEKNSKAFIGWDGVAIFDENIDAVELASKYAAQYQEYSEACGRCAPGRWGGRILYDLLDKIARGEGSHDDIAHLKEISKTMMATSKCEIGKTVPKPILDLMEYYKDQFDTCIDAQIPSKHYGGETDYIAKVTAPCTDMCPAHVDIPAYIEGVRDMVFTDSLAATRQTMPLAHTCGRVCPHPCEDACRRANLDEPISIMELKRLGADYETDHDLEWLHPQEPKPPRNDGKKVAIIGAGPAGLTAAYYLALEGIQVDIFEELPVNGGEVAVGVPEYRMPVDKYNKDIELVLSMPTVSITNNHRVDAERLKEIDAEYDATLLGFGARLSKKVRAANENPKMGGYWGAISMLDKVNLWHKYGIGSPASEDLKDKVVVCVGGGFTSMDVVRCSIREGAKKVIMLYRRDEKTIIRNTTYEEYHEAVEEGVEFIFHSAIEEIFDDGEKITKLKVNRFELVPDPNGGRAQLVKIEGGDFEIECDYLIPAVSQALDTQLLPEEWSLEMTSWNSILTNGKDFMTTRPGLFAAGDCEYGPMTIVNAVGQARRAASVISRYIYDGKCTLTDDEIMEDHLNRLKVYDKKEKITGWMPGLPRAESEKLGVDERRTNNKEVNLGFTGEEAIAEAERCMRCYYISMVAV comes from the coding sequence ATGTCTGGAATTGTATTCTCAACTTGGAGAGGCGAGTTTATCGACAACCGCGGTAAACCCTCTGACGAGTCGAGCCAATCCGAATTCAAACTGCCTGAGACCTACCACGGGGAGAAGAACTCCAAAGCGTTCATTGGCTGGGATGGCGTTGCCATTTTTGACGAGAACATTGATGCAGTGGAGTTGGCTTCAAAGTATGCGGCACAGTATCAGGAATATTCCGAAGCCTGTGGACGTTGTGCACCGGGTAGATGGGGCGGTAGAATTCTTTATGATCTGCTTGACAAGATCGCCAGAGGCGAAGGTTCGCATGATGATATTGCCCATCTCAAAGAGATCAGCAAAACCATGATGGCTACATCCAAATGTGAGATCGGGAAAACGGTTCCAAAACCCATTCTTGACCTGATGGAATACTATAAGGATCAGTTCGATACCTGTATCGATGCGCAGATTCCGTCGAAACATTACGGTGGAGAGACAGACTATATCGCCAAGGTTACCGCACCGTGTACGGATATGTGTCCGGCGCATGTGGATATCCCTGCCTATATAGAGGGTGTAAGGGATATGGTATTTACCGATTCGCTGGCAGCCACAAGACAGACGATGCCTCTGGCACACACCTGCGGACGTGTCTGTCCCCATCCGTGTGAAGATGCCTGTCGCCGTGCAAACCTCGATGAGCCTATCTCCATTATGGAACTGAAGCGTCTCGGTGCGGACTATGAAACCGACCATGACCTTGAATGGCTGCATCCGCAGGAGCCGAAGCCTCCAAGGAACGATGGTAAGAAAGTCGCGATCATCGGAGCGGGACCGGCAGGGCTGACAGCGGCATACTACCTGGCGCTCGAAGGGATACAGGTCGATATCTTCGAAGAACTACCCGTTAACGGCGGTGAAGTTGCCGTGGGTGTACCCGAGTACAGAATGCCTGTAGACAAGTACAACAAAGATATCGAACTGGTTCTCAGTATGCCGACAGTGAGCATTACCAACAACCACAGAGTGGATGCGGAGCGTCTCAAAGAGATAGATGCTGAGTATGATGCCACACTGCTCGGGTTTGGTGCGAGACTTTCCAAAAAAGTGCGTGCTGCAAACGAAAACCCGAAAATGGGCGGTTACTGGGGTGCTATCTCAATGCTTGACAAGGTCAATCTCTGGCATAAGTACGGGATAGGTTCACCGGCTTCCGAAGACTTGAAAGACAAGGTCGTTGTCTGTGTCGGTGGTGGGTTTACCTCAATGGATGTCGTACGATGTTCCATCCGTGAAGGCGCCAAGAAGGTGATCATGCTCTATCGTCGTGATGAGAAGACGATCATCCGGAACACGACCTATGAAGAGTATCATGAGGCGGTCGAAGAGGGTGTGGAGTTCATCTTCCACTCGGCGATCGAAGAGATTTTCGATGACGGTGAGAAGATCACGAAACTCAAAGTGAACCGTTTCGAGCTTGTACCGGATCCCAACGGAGGACGTGCACAGCTTGTCAAGATTGAAGGCGGGGATTTCGAGATCGAATGTGACTACCTGATCCCTGCGGTCTCTCAGGCACTTGACACACAGCTACTGCCTGAAGAGTGGAGTCTCGAGATGACATCCTGGAACAGTATCCTGACAAACGGCAAGGATTTTATGACCACGCGTCCGGGACTTTTTGCCGCAGGTGACTGTGAGTACGGCCCAATGACGATAGTCAATGCCGTAGGCCAGGCACGCCGTGCTGCTTCGGTCATCAGCCGCTACATCTATGACGGTAAATGTACCCTGACGGATGACGAGATCATGGAAGACCATCTTAACCGGCTCAAAGTCTATGACAAGAAAGAGAAGATCACGGGCTGGATGCCGGGGCTTCCGAGAGCTGAGAGTGAAAAACTCGGTGTAGATGAGAGAAGGACCAACAACAAAGAGGTCAATCTCGGATTTACCGGGGAAGAGGCCATCGCGGAAGCAGAAAGATGTATGCGATGTTATTATATTTCAATGGTGGCGGTGTGA
- a CDS encoding NADH-ubiquinone oxidoreductase subunit E family protein: MKRYDLRHLHDDFYDRMVELIDKGLKVGEVGIFLFEVGDFSSIQKSADVIKETGHDLMNSLKFNEVDWTVVVKKVDDETRKERAEKIAAAKAAAEKAAKEAEEAAALKAEEEAKAKAEAEKAAAEAAAKEEAEKAEAEKKAAEEAKAKAEAEKAAAEKAEAEKKAAEETAAKEAAAKASKPAPKKQPAKKPAAKRNTARKPKAK, from the coding sequence ATGAAAAGATATGATTTAAGACATTTACATGACGATTTCTATGACAGAATGGTCGAACTTATCGATAAAGGACTGAAGGTCGGTGAAGTAGGTATCTTCCTTTTTGAAGTAGGAGATTTCTCTTCCATCCAGAAGTCTGCCGATGTGATCAAAGAGACGGGACACGACCTGATGAACTCACTGAAGTTCAATGAAGTGGACTGGACAGTAGTTGTCAAAAAAGTGGATGATGAAACAAGAAAAGAGCGTGCCGAGAAGATCGCGGCAGCCAAAGCAGCTGCGGAAAAAGCGGCTAAAGAGGCAGAAGAAGCGGCTGCACTGAAAGCCGAAGAAGAAGCCAAGGCAAAAGCGGAAGCCGAAAAAGCCGCGGCGGAAGCAGCAGCCAAAGAAGAAGCTGAAAAAGCCGAAGCAGAGAAAAAAGCGGCGGAAGAGGCCAAGGCCAAGGCTGAAGCGGAAAAAGCAGCGGCAGAAAAAGCGGAAGCCGAGAAAAAGGCAGCTGAAGAAACAGCGGCAAAAGAGGCTGCTGCAAAAGCAAGCAAGCCGGCACCCAAAAAACAGCCTGCGAAAAAACCTGCAGCCAAAAGAAACACTGCCAGAAAACCAAAGGCTAAATAA
- the nuoD gene encoding NADH dehydrogenase (quinone) subunit D, with the protein MQQPNKLTPFFENLNFERDDNTMVINFGPQHPSAHGQLRLVLELEGEQVVKAYPDIGYLHRGIEKMAENMTYNEFLPTTDRLDYIASTANNYAYALAVEKLLGIEAPRRAQVIRTMLLEINRLISHLFFIATHALDVGAMSVFLYAFREREFGMDLMEDYCGARLTHSAVRIGGVPLDLPNGWIEKMISWCDKVDHELEHTYNALLQENRIWKMRLEDVGVISAEDALSWGCTGPMLRGSGVNWDIRKEEPYELYGELDFDIPVSDRCDSYGRYRLYMEEMHQSTRILRQLVSKYKESEPQLMAHAPQYISAPKEEIMTQNYALMQHFVLVTQGMRPPKGEVYVPTESPKGELGFYIKSEGEPYAYRLKCRAPSFFHTGLLQEILVGTYIADVVTIIGSTNIVFGEVDR; encoded by the coding sequence ATGCAACAACCAAATAAATTAACACCGTTTTTCGAAAACCTCAATTTCGAGCGCGACGACAACACAATGGTGATCAACTTCGGTCCTCAGCACCCTTCGGCGCACGGACAGCTTAGACTTGTTCTTGAGCTTGAAGGTGAGCAGGTGGTCAAAGCCTATCCGGACATCGGTTACCTTCACAGAGGGATCGAAAAAATGGCGGAAAACATGACCTACAACGAGTTCCTCCCTACCACAGACAGACTTGACTATATCGCGTCCACGGCAAACAACTATGCCTATGCGCTGGCGGTAGAGAAACTGCTTGGTATCGAAGCACCGAGACGTGCGCAGGTCATCAGAACAATGCTTCTTGAGATCAACCGTCTCATCTCCCACCTTTTCTTCATTGCGACACATGCCCTCGATGTCGGTGCAATGTCCGTATTTCTGTACGCTTTCCGTGAACGTGAATTCGGTATGGACCTTATGGAAGACTACTGTGGAGCAAGACTGACACACTCTGCTGTACGTATCGGCGGTGTGCCTTTGGACCTTCCGAACGGCTGGATCGAGAAAATGATCTCATGGTGTGACAAAGTCGATCATGAGTTGGAACATACATACAACGCCCTGCTTCAGGAAAACCGTATCTGGAAGATGCGTCTGGAAGATGTGGGGGTGATCTCTGCGGAAGATGCACTTTCATGGGGCTGTACGGGTCCGATGCTCAGAGGTTCCGGTGTCAACTGGGATATCAGAAAAGAAGAGCCGTACGAGCTTTACGGTGAACTCGATTTTGATATTCCTGTCTCCGACAGATGTGATTCCTACGGACGTTACAGACTTTATATGGAAGAGATGCATCAGTCTACAAGAATTCTCAGACAGCTTGTTTCCAAGTATAAAGAGAGTGAACCTCAGTTGATGGCACATGCACCTCAGTACATCTCCGCTCCGAAAGAGGAGATCATGACGCAGAATTATGCTCTGATGCAGCATTTTGTGCTGGTCACACAGGGTATGAGACCGCCGAAAGGTGAAGTCTATGTACCGACTGAGTCTCCGAAAGGGGAGCTTGGATTCTACATCAAATCAGAGGGTGAGCCGTATGCTTACAGACTGAAGTGTAGAGCCCCGAGTTTCTTCCATACCGGACTGCTGCAGGAAATTCTTGTAGGAACATATATTGCTGACGTCGTTACGATCATTGGTTCTACCAATATCGTATTCGGTGAAGTCGATCGTTAA